Proteins from a single region of Haliaeetus albicilla chromosome Z, bHalAlb1.1, whole genome shotgun sequence:
- the LOC138683955 gene encoding protein FAM240B-like — MSKHTNFRHYKMGGHDAEGLKNFWEKVIQEQTKQREGEESRLSKSALNKLRHEWTLRLEGRARQVQAHAKTQKEQMTLLSIETLPSPDKTVA; from the exons atgagCAAGCATACCAACTTTAGACACTACAAGATGGGTGGTCATGACGCAGAAGGGCTGAAGAACTTCTGGGAAAAAGTCATCCAAGAGCAAACTAAGCAACGAGAAGGTGAAGAGTCTAGGTTAAGTAAAAGTGCCCTGAACAA ACTCCGCCACGAATGGACTCTGCGGCTGGAAGGCCGAGCAAGGCAGGTCCAGGCACACGCAAAAACGCAGAAAGAACAGATGACGCTGCTGTCCATCGAGACTCTTCCCTCGCCAGATAAAACTGTTGCTTAA